A stretch of Rhinopithecus roxellana isolate Shanxi Qingling chromosome 12, ASM756505v1, whole genome shotgun sequence DNA encodes these proteins:
- the NADK gene encoding NAD kinase isoform X1: MEMEQEKMTMNKELSSDAAAYCCSACHGDETWSYNHPIRGRAKSRSLSASPALGSTKEFRRTRSLHGPCPVTTFGPKACVLQNPQTIMHIQDPASQRLTWNKSPKSVLVIKKMRDASLLQPFKELCTHLMEENNMIVYVEKKVLEDPAIASDESFGAVKKKFCTFREDYDDISNQIDFIICLGGDGTLLYASSLFQGSVPPVMAFHLGSLGFLTPFSFENFQSQVTQVIEGNAAVVLRSRLKVRVVKELRGKKTTVHNGLGENGSRAAGLDMDVGKQAMQYQVLNEVVIDRGPSSYLSNVDVYLDGHLITTVQGDGVIVSTPTGSTAYAAAAGASMIHPNVPAIMITPICPHSLSFRPIVVPAGVELKIMLSPEARNTAWVSFDGRKRQEIRHGDSISITTSCYPLPSICVRDPVSDWFESLAQCLHWNVRKKQTHFEEEEEEEG, translated from the exons ATGGAAATGGAACAAGAAAAAATGACCATGAATAAGGAATTGAGCTCAGACGCGGCTGCGTACTGCTGCTCGGCCTGCCACGGCGACGAGACCTGGAGTTACAACCACCCCATCCGGGGCCGGGCCAAGTCTCGCAGCCTGTCTGCCTCGCCTGCCCTGGGGAGCACCAAGGAGTTCAG GAGGACACGCTCTCTCCATGGGCCATGCCCGGTGACCACTTTTGGACCAAAGGCTTGCGTGCTGCAGAACCCTCAGACCATCAT GCACATTCAGGACCCTGCAAGCCAGCGGCTGACGTGGAACAAGTCTCCGAAGAGTGTCCTTGTCATCAAGAAGATGAGAGATGCCAGCCTACTGCAGCCATTCAAGGAGCTCTGCACGCACCTCATGGAG GAGAACAACATGATCGTGTATGTGGAAAAGAAAGTGCTGGAAGACCCGGCCATCGCCAGCGATGAAAGCTTTGGGGCCGTGAAGAAGAAATTCTGTACCTTTCGAGAAG ATTATGATGACATTTCCAATCAGATAGACTTCATCATCTGCCTGGGGGGAGACGGGACGCTGCTGTACGCTTCCTCGCTCTTCCAG GGCAGCGTCCCTCCGGTCATGGCCTTCCACCTGGGCTCCCTGGGCTTCCTGACCCCGTTCAGCTTTGAGAACTTTCAGTCCCAAGTTACTCAGGTGATAGAGG GGAACGCAGCTGTTGTTCTTCGGAGCCGGCTGAAGGTCAGGGTGGTGAAGGAGCTCCGGGGGAAGAAGACCACGGTGCACAACGGGCTGGGTGAGAATGGCTCACGGGCTGCAGGCCTGGACATGGATGTTGGGAAGCAGGCCATGCAGTACCAG GTCCTGAATGAGGTGGTGATTGACAGAGGCCCCTCCTCCTACCTGTCCAACGTGGACGTCTACCTGGATGGACACCTCATCACCACGGTGCAGGGCGACG GAGTGATCGTGTCCACCCCGACGGGCAGCACGGCGTATGCGGCCGCGGCCGGGGCCTCCATGATCCACCCCAACGTGCCGGCCATCATGATCACGCCCATCTGCCCCCACTCGCTGTCCTTCCGGCCCATCGTGGTCCCCGCAGGGGTCGAGCTGAAG ATCATGCTGTCACCTGAAGCAAGGAACACAGCATGGGTGTCCTTCGACGGACGGAAGAGACAAGAGATCCGCCACGGAGACAG CATCAGCATCACTACCTCATGCTACCCGCTCCCCTCCATCTGCGTGCGGGACCCCGTGAGCGACTGGTTTGAGAGCCTCGCGCAGTGCCTGCACTGGAACGTCCGGAAGAAGCAAACCCACttcgaggaggaggaggaggaggagggctag
- the NADK gene encoding NAD kinase isoform X3, whose protein sequence is MHIQDPASQRLTWNKSPKSVLVIKKMRDASLLQPFKELCTHLMEENNMIVYVEKKVLEDPAIASDESFGAVKKKFCTFREDYDDISNQIDFIICLGGDGTLLYASSLFQGSVPPVMAFHLGSLGFLTPFSFENFQSQVTQVIEGNAAVVLRSRLKVRVVKELRGKKTTVHNGLGENGSRAAGLDMDVGKQAMQYQVLNEVVIDRGPSSYLSNVDVYLDGHLITTVQGDGVIVSTPTGSTAYAAAAGASMIHPNVPAIMITPICPHSLSFRPIVVPAGVELKIMLSPEARNTAWVSFDGRKRQEIRHGDSISITTSCYPLPSICVRDPVSDWFESLAQCLHWNVRKKQTHFEEEEEEEG, encoded by the exons AT GCACATTCAGGACCCTGCAAGCCAGCGGCTGACGTGGAACAAGTCTCCGAAGAGTGTCCTTGTCATCAAGAAGATGAGAGATGCCAGCCTACTGCAGCCATTCAAGGAGCTCTGCACGCACCTCATGGAG GAGAACAACATGATCGTGTATGTGGAAAAGAAAGTGCTGGAAGACCCGGCCATCGCCAGCGATGAAAGCTTTGGGGCCGTGAAGAAGAAATTCTGTACCTTTCGAGAAG ATTATGATGACATTTCCAATCAGATAGACTTCATCATCTGCCTGGGGGGAGACGGGACGCTGCTGTACGCTTCCTCGCTCTTCCAG GGCAGCGTCCCTCCGGTCATGGCCTTCCACCTGGGCTCCCTGGGCTTCCTGACCCCGTTCAGCTTTGAGAACTTTCAGTCCCAAGTTACTCAGGTGATAGAGG GGAACGCAGCTGTTGTTCTTCGGAGCCGGCTGAAGGTCAGGGTGGTGAAGGAGCTCCGGGGGAAGAAGACCACGGTGCACAACGGGCTGGGTGAGAATGGCTCACGGGCTGCAGGCCTGGACATGGATGTTGGGAAGCAGGCCATGCAGTACCAG GTCCTGAATGAGGTGGTGATTGACAGAGGCCCCTCCTCCTACCTGTCCAACGTGGACGTCTACCTGGATGGACACCTCATCACCACGGTGCAGGGCGACG GAGTGATCGTGTCCACCCCGACGGGCAGCACGGCGTATGCGGCCGCGGCCGGGGCCTCCATGATCCACCCCAACGTGCCGGCCATCATGATCACGCCCATCTGCCCCCACTCGCTGTCCTTCCGGCCCATCGTGGTCCCCGCAGGGGTCGAGCTGAAG ATCATGCTGTCACCTGAAGCAAGGAACACAGCATGGGTGTCCTTCGACGGACGGAAGAGACAAGAGATCCGCCACGGAGACAG CATCAGCATCACTACCTCATGCTACCCGCTCCCCTCCATCTGCGTGCGGGACCCCGTGAGCGACTGGTTTGAGAGCCTCGCGCAGTGCCTGCACTGGAACGTCCGGAAGAAGCAAACCCACttcgaggaggaggaggaggaggagggctag
- the NADK gene encoding NAD kinase isoform X2: MEMEQEKMTMNKELSSDAAAYCCSACHGDETWSYNHPIRGRAKSRSLSASPALGSTKEFRRTRSLHGPCPVTTFGPKACVLQNPQTIMHIQDPASQRLTWNKSPKSVLVIKKMRDASLLQPFKELCTHLMEENNMIVYVEKKVLEDPAIASDESFGAVKKKFCTFREDYDDISNQIDFIICLGGDGTLLYASSLFQGSVPPVMAFHLGSLGFLTPFSFENFQSQVTQVIEGNAAVVLRSRLKVRVVKELRGKKTTVHNGLGENGSRAAGLDMDVGKQAMQYQVLNEVVIDRGPSSYLSNVDVYLDGHLITTVQGDGVIVSTPTGSTAYAAAAGASMIHPNVPAIMITPICPHSLSFRPIVVPAGVELKVRANDAPFPVCESFDPMQHKART, from the exons ATGGAAATGGAACAAGAAAAAATGACCATGAATAAGGAATTGAGCTCAGACGCGGCTGCGTACTGCTGCTCGGCCTGCCACGGCGACGAGACCTGGAGTTACAACCACCCCATCCGGGGCCGGGCCAAGTCTCGCAGCCTGTCTGCCTCGCCTGCCCTGGGGAGCACCAAGGAGTTCAG GAGGACACGCTCTCTCCATGGGCCATGCCCGGTGACCACTTTTGGACCAAAGGCTTGCGTGCTGCAGAACCCTCAGACCATCAT GCACATTCAGGACCCTGCAAGCCAGCGGCTGACGTGGAACAAGTCTCCGAAGAGTGTCCTTGTCATCAAGAAGATGAGAGATGCCAGCCTACTGCAGCCATTCAAGGAGCTCTGCACGCACCTCATGGAG GAGAACAACATGATCGTGTATGTGGAAAAGAAAGTGCTGGAAGACCCGGCCATCGCCAGCGATGAAAGCTTTGGGGCCGTGAAGAAGAAATTCTGTACCTTTCGAGAAG ATTATGATGACATTTCCAATCAGATAGACTTCATCATCTGCCTGGGGGGAGACGGGACGCTGCTGTACGCTTCCTCGCTCTTCCAG GGCAGCGTCCCTCCGGTCATGGCCTTCCACCTGGGCTCCCTGGGCTTCCTGACCCCGTTCAGCTTTGAGAACTTTCAGTCCCAAGTTACTCAGGTGATAGAGG GGAACGCAGCTGTTGTTCTTCGGAGCCGGCTGAAGGTCAGGGTGGTGAAGGAGCTCCGGGGGAAGAAGACCACGGTGCACAACGGGCTGGGTGAGAATGGCTCACGGGCTGCAGGCCTGGACATGGATGTTGGGAAGCAGGCCATGCAGTACCAG GTCCTGAATGAGGTGGTGATTGACAGAGGCCCCTCCTCCTACCTGTCCAACGTGGACGTCTACCTGGATGGACACCTCATCACCACGGTGCAGGGCGACG GAGTGATCGTGTCCACCCCGACGGGCAGCACGGCGTATGCGGCCGCGGCCGGGGCCTCCATGATCCACCCCAACGTGCCGGCCATCATGATCACGCCCATCTGCCCCCACTCGCTGTCCTTCCGGCCCATCGTGGTCCCCGCAGGGGTCGAGCTGAAGGTCAGAGCCAACGACGCTCCTTTTCCGGTTTGTGAGTCATTTGACCCCATGCAGCACAAAGCCCGGACCTAG